A region of Gadus morhua chromosome 18, gadMor3.0, whole genome shotgun sequence DNA encodes the following proteins:
- the LOC115530784 gene encoding ankyrin repeat and SOCS box protein 3 isoform X1, producing MMMDEGRCVFTAARRGDRDLLRTLLLNRSVKERSDHGLTPLHEAARAGETGCVREVLSMAAASGVFIEYVNTRAPNGQTAVFMAAAEGHTDVVKLLATAGANINVKDALGLTPLLAAVSNDKPATAMALIRKGGAVHVTDASGQSCLHLASAQGSIVLVSMLLRFGALNLRNVEQKTALYLAAEHGHHKCLEMLAAAGANVEIQATDGSTALMAATEAQSEPCVDALLKHGADPNVVCCKYGPKLAIHAAAEGDNVNILRRLAAVTRRGLGSGEGVVSPVFAAVEKPEMLEVLLKEGFSLEPQAGWVVEDDYDADSPLGLVLYHMVNDPALNHSRSMRLLMRAGAPLTEDCWRLSLSDPCVLDLLLAQRCEDQGKGPGARPLLSGEELEALVSAAEEDATEAGSWLPALLESGLDPNALLVPAFLEEAPSEALTYLLEMVDRSTLGRSLRDVLEQRQKMKTWTPPAHLEWVPPLFHLCRLRLRAHLGPDVLMRSTAVTQLPVPLLLHDHLLFADIKAPGDPHSGSPSD from the exons ATGATGATGGATGAAGGTCGGTGTGTGTTCACGGCTGCTCGCCGAGGGGACAGAGATCTCCTCCGGACGTTACTCCTCAATCGCTCCGTAAAGGAAAGGAGCGACCACGGCCTCACGCCGCTGCACGAGGCAGCGCGGGCCGGCGAGACGGGCTGCGTCCGGGAGGTCCTCAGCATGGCAG CCGCCTCTGGCGTCTTCATCGAGTATGTGAACACACGGGCACCCAACGGCCAGACAGCGGTGTTCATGGCCGCAGCCGAGGGCCACACGGACGTCGTGAAGCTCCTGGCGACCGCCGGCGCGAACATAAACGTCAAGGACGCATTAGGCCTCACGCCGCTCCTCGCCG CCGTTTCAAACGATAAACCAGCGACGGCCATGGCGCTCATTAGAAAGGGGGGAGCAGTCCATGTAACAGATGCCTCTGGGCAGTCTTGCCTTCACCTTGCCTCCGCTCAG GGCTCTATTGTGCTAGTTTCCATGCTGTTACGCTTTGGTGCGCTCAACCTTCGCAACGTGGAACAGAAGACGGCCTTATATCTAGCAGCTGAGCACGGTCACCACAAATGTCTGGAGATGTTGGCCGCTGCAG GCGCAAACGTTGAGATCCAAGCGACGGACGGCAGCACTGCCCTGATGGCCGCCACGGAGGCTCAGTCGGAGCCATGCGTCGATGCGCTGCTGAAACACGGAGCCGATCCAAATGTGGTGTGCTGCAAATACGGGCCTAAGCTCGCCATCCATGCTGCCGCTGAGGGGGACAACGTCAA CATCCTGCGGCGGCTGGCGGCGGTGACGCGACGGGGGCTGGGCagcggggagggggtggtgagcCCCGTGTTCGCGGCGGTGGAGAAGCCCGAGATGCTGGAGGTCCTGCTGAAGGAGGGCTTCAGCCTCGAGCCCCAGGCCGGCTGGGTAGTCGAGGACGATTACGACGCAGATTCCCCGCTGGGCCTGGTCCTGTACCACATGGTGAACGACCCAGCGTTGAATCATAG tcgGTCCATGCGCCTCCTGATGCGGGCGGGGGCGCCCCTGACGGAGGATTGCTGGCGGCTGAGTCTATCAGACCCGTGCGTGCTGGACCTGCTGCTGGCCCAGAGGTGTGAGGACCAGGGgaagggccccggggcccgccccctgctgtccggcgaggagctggaggcgcTCGTGAGCGCGGCAGAGGAGgacgccacggaggcgggctccTGGCTCCCGGCCCTGCTGGAGAGCGGGCTGGACCCCAACGCTCTGCTGGTGCCCGCCTT TCTGGAGGAAGCCCCCAGCGAGGCGCTCACCTACCTCCTAGAGATGGTGGACCGGTCCACTCTGGGCCGGTCGCTGAGAGACGTCCTGGAGCAGCGGCAGAAGATGAAGACCTGGACGCCTCCCGCTCACCTCG aGTGGGTGCCCCCGCTCTTCCACCTGTGTCGGCTGCGGCTGCGGGCCCACCTGGGTCCAGACGTGCTGATGAGGAGCACGGCGGTGACCCAGCTGCccgttcctcttcttctccacgACCACCTGCTGTTTGCAGACATCAAAGCACCAGGGGACCCCCACTCAGGATCACCGTCCGACTAA
- the LOC115530784 gene encoding ankyrin repeat domain-containing protein 29 isoform X2, with protein sequence MMMDEGRCVFTAARRGDRDLLRTLLLNRSVKERSDHGLTPLHEAARAGETGCVREVLSMAAASGVFIEYVNTRAPNGQTAVFMAAAEGHTDVVKLLATAGANINVKDALGLTPLLAAVSNDKPATAMALIRKGGAVHVTDASGQSCLHLASAQGSIVLVSMLLRFGALNLRNVEQKTALYLAAEHGHHKCLEMLAAAGANVEIQATDGSTALMAATEAQSEPCVDALLKHGADPNVVCCKYGPKLAIHAAAEGDNVNILRRLAAVTRRGLGSGEGVVSPVFAAVEKPEMLEVLLKEGFSLEPQAGWVVEDDYDADSPLGLVLYHMVNDPALNHSLEEAPSEALTYLLEMVDRSTLGRSLRDVLEQRQKMKTWTPPAHLEWVPPLFHLCRLRLRAHLGPDVLMRSTAVTQLPVPLLLHDHLLFADIKAPGDPHSGSPSD encoded by the exons ATGATGATGGATGAAGGTCGGTGTGTGTTCACGGCTGCTCGCCGAGGGGACAGAGATCTCCTCCGGACGTTACTCCTCAATCGCTCCGTAAAGGAAAGGAGCGACCACGGCCTCACGCCGCTGCACGAGGCAGCGCGGGCCGGCGAGACGGGCTGCGTCCGGGAGGTCCTCAGCATGGCAG CCGCCTCTGGCGTCTTCATCGAGTATGTGAACACACGGGCACCCAACGGCCAGACAGCGGTGTTCATGGCCGCAGCCGAGGGCCACACGGACGTCGTGAAGCTCCTGGCGACCGCCGGCGCGAACATAAACGTCAAGGACGCATTAGGCCTCACGCCGCTCCTCGCCG CCGTTTCAAACGATAAACCAGCGACGGCCATGGCGCTCATTAGAAAGGGGGGAGCAGTCCATGTAACAGATGCCTCTGGGCAGTCTTGCCTTCACCTTGCCTCCGCTCAG GGCTCTATTGTGCTAGTTTCCATGCTGTTACGCTTTGGTGCGCTCAACCTTCGCAACGTGGAACAGAAGACGGCCTTATATCTAGCAGCTGAGCACGGTCACCACAAATGTCTGGAGATGTTGGCCGCTGCAG GCGCAAACGTTGAGATCCAAGCGACGGACGGCAGCACTGCCCTGATGGCCGCCACGGAGGCTCAGTCGGAGCCATGCGTCGATGCGCTGCTGAAACACGGAGCCGATCCAAATGTGGTGTGCTGCAAATACGGGCCTAAGCTCGCCATCCATGCTGCCGCTGAGGGGGACAACGTCAA CATCCTGCGGCGGCTGGCGGCGGTGACGCGACGGGGGCTGGGCagcggggagggggtggtgagcCCCGTGTTCGCGGCGGTGGAGAAGCCCGAGATGCTGGAGGTCCTGCTGAAGGAGGGCTTCAGCCTCGAGCCCCAGGCCGGCTGGGTAGTCGAGGACGATTACGACGCAGATTCCCCGCTGGGCCTGGTCCTGTACCACATGGTGAACGACCCAGCGTTGAATCATAG TCTGGAGGAAGCCCCCAGCGAGGCGCTCACCTACCTCCTAGAGATGGTGGACCGGTCCACTCTGGGCCGGTCGCTGAGAGACGTCCTGGAGCAGCGGCAGAAGATGAAGACCTGGACGCCTCCCGCTCACCTCG aGTGGGTGCCCCCGCTCTTCCACCTGTGTCGGCTGCGGCTGCGGGCCCACCTGGGTCCAGACGTGCTGATGAGGAGCACGGCGGTGACCCAGCTGCccgttcctcttcttctccacgACCACCTGCTGTTTGCAGACATCAAAGCACCAGGGGACCCCCACTCAGGATCACCGTCCGACTAA